A single window of Treponema denticola ATCC 35405 DNA harbors:
- a CDS encoding YigZ family protein, with protein sequence MKVLMRYASSELNVKSSRFLAEIFPINSAAEARELLKSQKGKYEDARHVVHAFIAGENGEVLGCSDDGEPSGTAGRPALAVLKGSGITNIMLTITRWFGGTLLGTGGLVKAYSDSAKLVLQEASTEELIKKEPFQFECSYSEWENLKRSLDEFSVEMLQADYSEKVRVNGQIPLEKKAPFEAFIENASKGGISLVFPMYDRF encoded by the coding sequence ATGAAAGTTTTAATGCGGTATGCTTCAAGTGAGCTCAACGTAAAAAGCTCAAGATTTTTAGCGGAAATTTTTCCTATAAATTCGGCCGCCGAAGCCAGAGAACTTTTAAAAAGCCAAAAGGGAAAATACGAAGATGCCCGCCATGTAGTCCATGCCTTTATTGCAGGCGAAAACGGAGAGGTTTTAGGCTGTTCCGATGACGGAGAACCTTCGGGAACTGCCGGCCGGCCGGCTCTTGCAGTGCTCAAGGGTTCAGGAATCACAAACATAATGCTTACAATTACACGCTGGTTCGGCGGCACCCTTTTGGGAACAGGCGGTTTGGTAAAAGCTTACTCGGATTCTGCAAAACTTGTTCTTCAAGAAGCTTCAACCGAAGAGCTTATCAAAAAAGAGCCTTTTCAATTTGAATGCTCTTATTCCGAATGGGAAAATTTAAAACGCAGTCTTGATGAATTTTCGGTTGAAATGTTACAAGCCGATTACAGCGAAAAGGTAAGGGTAAACGGTCAAATTCCTTTAGAAAAAAAAGCACCCTTTGAAGCCTTTATTGAAAATGCTTCAAAGGGCGGTATAAGTTTAGTCTTTCCAATGTATGACAGGTTTTGA